DNA from Salinispora arenicola:
GCGTACGCCACGGTGGCGGCGGACGGGCGGTGGTGCGCGCCGCTACCGGTGGTCCGGATCACCGATGCCGCGGGGCGGCCGGTGGCCGCCGCGTCGCCGGACTGCCGACAGGCCGTGGCCCGGGACGTGGCCCGCGCCGCGGTGGACGCCGCGCGGTGCCCGGTCGGCGACCGATCGATGTACCAGGGGTGCGAGGGCGGTACCGCGGAGGACCTGCGCGCTCGGCTGGGGCGCCCGGTGGCTGGTAAGACCGGCTCCTCGGAGGGGTACGGCACGGAGTCCATCGTCGCCGCCACGCCGCAGCTCGCGGTGGCGGCGATCGCTACCAACCCGGATGATCCGCAGGACCCCGTGGGGCACGCGGTGCAGAAGCGGATGACGACCGCGGTGGCCGAGCTGATGTCGCTCGCCTTGCAGGGCCAGCCGGTCCGCGACTTCGTCCCGCCGAGCGAGGTGACCGCCTTCGAGACTGCCCGCAGGGGCGAGTAGGTCGACGGCGTGCCGGTCAGTTGGCAGCCGGGCCCGGGCGACACCCACCCTACTGGGTCGCGCCGGTCATCCGGCCTCGCGTGGCTCCCGGTTGTGGCCACCTAGACTCGGGCGCTGTGGATATCGTGACGACGCCCGTCATCGGGCCAGCCGGGCCGCTCCACCTGGTCCTGGTGCGTCCTCGTGGCTGAGGCGGTGGTGGCTGACCGGCGGTGGCGGCTGCGGCATCTGCCGGTGCTGCTGGCGGCCAGCGGTCTGCTCGCGGCCGTGGCCGCGCTGGCCGGCGCGGTGGCCGGCGGCGCCGCGGCGGCCCTCGGCGCGGCGATCGGGGTGGCGGTGACTGTCGCCAGCTACACCCTCACCACTGTCGTGCTGGCCTGGGCCGACCGGGTGAACCCACAGCTCGTGCTCCCGTTCGGTCTCGGCCTGTACGCGGCGAAGTTCACCCTGGTCGGTGTGGTGCTGGTCGGCGTGGCGGCGACCGGGTGGGCCGGACTGATCCCACTCTGTTTCGGCATCGCCGCCGGCGTGGTGGTCTGGACCGGTGTGCACATCTGGTGGTTGACGACCGTCCACGCCCGCCGGTCGCATCCGACCGCCCCACCGTCGGGTGGGTGATGGCGGAAACGGGTACGGCACCGGTTATTTCCTGACCGGCCGAACGGGAGTAGCGTGCCCTGCAGACGACCCTGGCCGCCCGAGCCCACACAACGCCGGTTGTGCGGGGGGTGAGGCACAGCCTCGTCCCACCGGCTGATATCGTTCGCCCCGTCATGGCTGGTGACCAGACCCCCCGACCCAGCGGCGGCCCGGACGACGTTCCGTCCGGTGCCGGCCAGGGTTGGACCGCGCTCTCCTACCTGATCGCGGGCATGCTCGTGTGGGGTTTCATCGGCTGGCTGGTCGACCGGTGGCTCGACACCGGTGGCATCGCCACCGGGATCGGCGTCGTGCTCGGCATGGCCGGGGGGATCGTCCTGGTCATCCGCAAGCTCGGCACGCCTACTTAGGAAGGGACGCGGGTGTTCGGAGTGGCGAACGTCCTGGCACAGGGCGAGGCAGCATTCCCTCCCAGCGTGGAGGATTTCTATCTGCCCAGCATCGTGCCGTGGGGTGCGGAGAACTCCTACTGGTTTACCAAGATCACGGCGATGGTCTGGCTCGCCGTGGGCATTCTGATCATTTTCTTCCTGGCCAGCTATCGGAATCCACAGCTGGTGCCGACGAAGAAGCAATGGCTGGCCGAGTCGGTCTACGGCTTCGTGCGGAACAACATCGCAGTCGACATGATCGGGCACGCGGGGGTGCGGTTCGCGCCGTACTTCACCACGCTGTTCTGTTTCATCCTGCTGACCAACTTCTTCGCGATCGTTCCGTTCCTCCAGATATCGCCGAACTCGCACATCGCCTTCCCGGCTTTCCTGGCCGTGATCAGCTACGTGCTCTTCATCTACGCGGGCGTCCGGCACCACGGTGCCGGAAAGTTCTTCAAGAATGCACTGGTCCCACCGGCGCCCTGGTACATCCTGCCGCTGCTGGTCCCGATCGAGTTCTTCTCGACCTTCCTCGTTCGGCCGTTCTCGCTCGCCATCCGTCTCTTCGCGAACATGTTCGCCGGCCACATGCTCCTGCTGGTGTTCACCCTCGGCGGCTTCGCGATGTTGAACGCCAACGTCTGGCTGGCGCCGGTGTCGGTGCTGTCCTGGGCGATGACCATCGCGCTTACCTTCCTCGAGTTCCTGGTGATCGTCCTCCAGGCGTACGTCTTCACTGTCCTGACCGCGAGCTACGTCCAGGGCGCGCTCGCCGACGAGCACTGATCCACCGGGCCAGCGCTCGTTGACACGAGTGCTGGCCCACCGGGCTGGCGCTCGTCCGCACGAGCATTGGTCCACACCGCACCAACCGTTGTCGTCCCGCGTGACCGTCACGCGTGATAACCAGGAGGAACCCACTAATGGACATCGTCGCCGCGGTAGAGGGCAGCACCGCCGCCATCGGCTACGGCCTCGCCGCCATCGGCCCGGGTATCGGCGTCGGCCTGGTCTTTGCCGCCTACATTCAGTCGACCGCCCGTCAGCCGGAGTCGTCCCGGATGACCCTGCCCTACGTCTGGATCGGCTTCGCCGTCATCGAGGCGCTCGCACTACTGGGTATCGCGTTCGGCTTCATCTGGCAGGGCAACCTCTAATTCAGCCCGAAGACCGGGAGGTCACCTATGTTCTTCCTCGCCGCTGAGGGTGGTGAGACGAGCCACAGCCCGATCCTGCCGGTCTGGCAGGAGATCGTGGTCGGCCTGGTCGCCTTCGGCTTGCTCGCCTTCGTGCTGATGAAGTTCGTCTTCCCGCGGATGGAGCAGACGTTCCAGGCACGGGTTGACGCGATCGAGGGCGGGATCAAGCGGGCCGAGGCTGCGCAGGCCGAGGCGAACCAGCTCCTTGAGCAGTACCGGGCACAGCTCTCCGAGGCGCGTTCCGACGCCGCCAAGATCCGGGATGACGCCCGGGCCGACGCGGAGGGCATCCGCCAGGACATCCTCGCCAAGGCGCGGGAGGAGTCCGACCGGATCATCGCCGCCGGCAAGGAACAGCTCGTCGCCGAGCGGGCCACCATCGTGCGCGAGCTGCGGACCGAGGTCGGCACGCTCGCGGTCGACTTGGCCAGCAAGATCGTCGGTGAGTCGTTGGCCGACGAGGCACGCCGCGCGGGCACGGTCGACCGGTTCCTGGACGGTCTCGAGAGCGCGGGGGCCCGCTGATGCAGGCCGCCACCAGCCGGGAGTCGTACCGGATCGCGGGTGACCGCCTCGACGCGTACGTTCGCGGCGCGGAGCCGTCGGCGGTGGCCGCCACCGCCGACGAGCTCCTCTCCGTCGCCGACCTGATCCGGCGCGAGCCACGGCTGCGCCGGGCGCTCGCCGACCCGGCCCGCTCCGGTGCGGACCGGGCTGCCCTGCTCACCGGGATCCTCTCCGGCAAGGTCGGCGCGGACGCGCTCGATCTGTCGACCACGCTGGTCGCCGGTCGCTGGTCGGCCCCGTCGGAACTCCTCGATGGCGCCGAGCGGCTCGGTGTGGCAGCGCTGTTGGCCGCCGCGGACAAAGCGGGTGACCTCGGTGAGGTCGAGGACGAGCTGTTCCGCTTCGGTCAGGTCGTGGCCGGTCAGTCGGCGCTGTCCAACGCGCTGTCGGACCCGGCGGCCCCGGTCGAGCAGCGGGCCACGCTCGCCGGTGAGCTACTCACCGGCAAGGCCCGTCCGGTCACCGTCCGGCTCGTCGAGGTGGCGCTGGGCGGGTTCGGGGGACGCTCCTTCGTCGGGGCGCTCACCCGGCTGGTCGAACTCGCCGCCGACCGGCGGGACCGGCAGGTGGCGTACGTGACCGTCGCAGCCCCATTGGGTGAGGAGGAGGAGCGTCGGCTGGGCGCCAGCCTCTCCGCTATCTACGGTCGGGAGGTCTCCGTCAAGCAGTCGGTGGACCCCGAGGTCCTCGGTGGCGTCAGCGTCCGGGTCGGCTCCGACCTGTACGACGGCACCGTCCTGCGCCGCCTCAACGAGACCCGTAACGCGCTCGCGAAGCGCTGAGCCGGAACTACCGCGCCAGCGCCCTGACTAGACGCCACTCGGACCGGTCGGTACTAGGTATCCCGGGCCCCTGATACTTAAGGAAGCAGAGGATGGCCGAGCTGACCATCTCGACGGAGGAGATCCGCGGCGCGCTGGAGCGCTACGTCTCCTCCTACACCGCCGACGTCTCCCGCGAGGAGGTCGGCACCGTCGCTGACGCCGGTGACGGCATCGCCCACGTCGAGGGCCTGCCCTCGACCATGACCAACGAGCTGCTCGAGTTCGAGGACGGCACGCTCGGCGTGGCGCTGAACCTCGACGTTCGGGAGATCGGTGTCGTCGTCCTCGGTGACTTCGGCGGTATCGAGGAGGGGCAGCGGGTCAAGCGCACCGGCCGGGTGCTTTCCGCACCGGTCGGCGACGCCTTCCTCGGCCGCGTGGTCAACGCGCTCGGCCACCCGATCGACGGCCTCGGCGACATCGCGAACGAGGGCTTCCGGGAGCTGGAGCTCCAGGCTCCGAACGTGATGGCCCGCAAGTCGGTTGACGAGCCGCTGCAGACCGGCATCAAGGCAGTTGACGCGATGACCCCGATCGGTCGGGGCCAGCGGCAGTTGATCATCGGTGACCGGAAGACCGGCAAGACCACCGTCGCCCTGGACACCATCCTCAA
Protein-coding regions in this window:
- a CDS encoding F0F1 ATP synthase subunit delta; translated protein: MQAATSRESYRIAGDRLDAYVRGAEPSAVAATADELLSVADLIRREPRLRRALADPARSGADRAALLTGILSGKVGADALDLSTTLVAGRWSAPSELLDGAERLGVAALLAAADKAGDLGEVEDELFRFGQVVAGQSALSNALSDPAAPVEQRATLAGELLTGKARPVTVRLVEVALGGFGGRSFVGALTRLVELAADRRDRQVAYVTVAAPLGEEEERRLGASLSAIYGREVSVKQSVDPEVLGGVSVRVGSDLYDGTVLRRLNETRNALAKR
- a CDS encoding ATP synthase F0 subunit C, whose protein sequence is MDIVAAVEGSTAAIGYGLAAIGPGIGVGLVFAAYIQSTARQPESSRMTLPYVWIGFAVIEALALLGIAFGFIWQGNL
- the atpB gene encoding F0F1 ATP synthase subunit A; the protein is MFGVANVLAQGEAAFPPSVEDFYLPSIVPWGAENSYWFTKITAMVWLAVGILIIFFLASYRNPQLVPTKKQWLAESVYGFVRNNIAVDMIGHAGVRFAPYFTTLFCFILLTNFFAIVPFLQISPNSHIAFPAFLAVISYVLFIYAGVRHHGAGKFFKNALVPPAPWYILPLLVPIEFFSTFLVRPFSLAIRLFANMFAGHMLLLVFTLGGFAMLNANVWLAPVSVLSWAMTIALTFLEFLVIVLQAYVFTVLTASYVQGALADEH
- a CDS encoding AtpZ/AtpI family protein; translation: MAGDQTPRPSGGPDDVPSGAGQGWTALSYLIAGMLVWGFIGWLVDRWLDTGGIATGIGVVLGMAGGIVLVIRKLGTPT
- a CDS encoding F0F1 ATP synthase subunit B, translated to MFFLAAEGGETSHSPILPVWQEIVVGLVAFGLLAFVLMKFVFPRMEQTFQARVDAIEGGIKRAEAAQAEANQLLEQYRAQLSEARSDAAKIRDDARADAEGIRQDILAKAREESDRIIAAGKEQLVAERATIVRELRTEVGTLAVDLASKIVGESLADEARRAGTVDRFLDGLESAGAR